TTTTTAATATTCCGGATGCAATCCGGCTGGGATTGCATGCAGTGTTGGTACTTGCCAACAGCCAGCAGCGGCTAACCATCAGCACGATGGCCCGCACCTTGGGTGTTTCTGCCGCACACCTCGCCAAGGTTCTTGCCCGGCTTGAGCAGTCAGCCATTGTTGAGGGGAAACCGGGACCGAAAGGGGGGTATCAACTTGCGCGTGCTCCGGACAAGATTTCGCTGC
This window of the candidate division WOR-3 bacterium genome carries:
- a CDS encoding Rrf2 family transcriptional regulator gives rise to the protein MSDFFNIPDAIRLGLHAVLVLANSQQRLTISTMARTLGVSAAHLAKVLARLEQSAIVEGKPGPKGGYQLARAPDKISLLEIYEALSGPLQIERCPLAVPLCSRNDCPLGPFFQKLNRTIRSKLQQTTLQDIKFDFKRKGEKNGEKIP